In the Arachis hypogaea cultivar Tifrunner chromosome 20, arahy.Tifrunner.gnm2.J5K5, whole genome shotgun sequence genome, CATGTGGAGACGAGTTAGAAGCCTCTATTTTGTCTTTTAGTACACTTTTTtagcaattttttattttgagagaTTTTTTTAGGACTTTTTAGTCTCAGCAATGTATTCCTCATCCAGCTTAGAGTCATCGTCCATGTGTTCGCTTGGTGTAGCGTAATGGAATGGAAATGCTATTATCCGTGGATCTAATACTGTGGAGGTAGACGGACTGGAAACATTGCCACTAGTCTCATCGACCTCAACATACAACTCCATGACCTGATGTGCTAAGATTCTCCCACGAATCTCGAACATCACACACGCATGGTTATTGCCTATAATCTAAAAAAAGCATGAATATGAAGTTTCAGTTTGCCAAGACTGCAGGGAATTTATACCATGTCTTCCTAACCTTCTTTTGACCCAGAAACCCAGCCTCAAGGATATCAATACGAAGAGTTCGAAACAACACAAGGTCAAGAAATTTGAACACAATTCTTTCGTCAGTATTTCTAATACAACCATATAGATAAACACTCACAATAATATACTCAATACTAGATATATTGAAAGAATATCAAAAAAGAATTGAAATGACTCAAATTCTATATTACAATAGGCATGAATGAGCTctttatatattcaaaatttttatgtcatGTTCCTATCACATGTGCACAGATTACAGAGTATTTATAAACATATCTCAGCCTCAATAAGCACAAAATAGTACTGAAGTGACAACGAGATATACAAGGTTTGCATCTTTGAATTTATCTCATATGCAAGTATGATACATTATTAGATTTTATTGAAGATGTGATGCATTCATAAGTATCCCAGTTTCTTTGCAAACGAAGTATGTAAAGTAGagaattttttttacttatttctatattcataaataatatatttattctatttattttaaaagagtaTATACTTAAATAAGTCCTAAAAAATTTTGTGTCGGATATTTTTGTCTCtaagaaaattttattatattgagtTTTATGAACTTTACAAGAGTAAGACATATAAATCTCTACCTTAaccatatttattatttttatttggacAAATAGATTCTTAAAAGTGTAATAAAGACTTATATgtcttatttttgtaaaattcaaGGATCTcaacataataaaatttttttgggaATAAAAACATTCGATGCAAAATTTCTTAAGGACCTATTTGGAgttatgctacacatacaagtctttttggtaaCCAAGTTTAACCAAGTTggtccaaactcaacaaaaatcaGTTTCATTAGTGGAGCATGAATACATGCTCTAACTACGTGAAACAGTTCCcacattcctttccttcttctccttctttttcgcgtttctcctcctccttcttctttttctccttcttcttcgcgCGTTTCCTTCTCAtcattgttcttttattgttttgttgcatttttttctttttctcctcctctttctagtgattttGCATCattatgcattttttttctttatttaattttttcttgtttttattcttgttaagatagtaaatgagaaggtaaaacaagaagaaaaaaatgaacaaaaaaagaCGAAGGAAGAGGAGAAGTTTTGAGTtattattaagtaattttggtgcattctggaataagataaaattttggttTGTActtgttttgaattgagtttgtttgtatgtcatcgtcattaagtaatttcggtacATTTGGATTTGAATTTGGTACATTTTGGATTTAGATAAGGTGCATTTGTGGTCTGAATTTGTTTTGAACTGAGTTTATTTGTTTGtcgtcatcattaagtaattatggtgcattctggatttaaataaggtgtaCTTGTAGTCTGAACTTGTTTTAAACTGAGTTTATTTGTGTGTCGTCATCATTAAGAAATTTCGGTGCATTTTGGATTTAAACTGTTATACTTATAAAAAGAAGACAACCATAATGGCAATAAcgataatgaaagagaaaaataagaaaaaaggagaaggagaagaaaaaagcaACAGCAGCAGCGTCTTCTTCAAGATTGTTAAAAGTCATCCAAACCTTTGAAACAAACGGACACAAAAAAAATCGAAAACTTATAAGCAAGACACCAAAAACAATTCTATAAGCTTTAAAAAATGTATCGACCATCAAACGTAACATAAATAGATTTAtcgaaacaaaaattcaaaactcCAACattccattcaaattcaaaccataaaCACTGATTTTTACAAAGAAAAACGAAATTATTCAACTCGTAGACAAAATAACTATACCAACATGAACTACAAACGAACTACATTAACGAGGTTCGAACCAAACTTCACCCACTTGATTTGTTTCAAAACAATAATCCGATTCGCCCTGGTTCAACTGATAATGTGAACTTGCATCATTCATTGTCTTCGAAAACGAAATATCTATTCAAACCTAATTTcacaatttgatttaaaaaaaattgatcctAATATTCAAATCAGATCAAAGAACAATTATCATGAATGAAGAGAACACAGAAAAAGTAGAGAAGTAACgttaagaaaatttgaaaaaaaagaagaagaagaaatctgcataaaaaatataattatatatagtcaCGCCTTAAGTCAAAAGGTTGTTAGAAATAATAGCACGTGAAGTTGAATTAGGTTGTAACAACTTGGTTAAATAATTTGAatgtaaaattttattgattggaTATATACTCTTTTAAAAAATTCCACACACTATATAAgatgagaaggagaaagaaaaacagagagagaaagataaaaggCTAAAATAGTTCATTCCGTTTCATTCATTCTCACTCTCAAAAATCTCTCTCCTCTCCCAATTCTCTCCTCATCACATTGCAAGCACCCCACCACACACTCCTTCGTTAATTCATCAAtcgacaaaagaaaaaaaaaaaaaccaacctCTGTTCACTTTTGTTTCATCCCAAAGCTCTTAACTTTTCCTTCATCCAGAAGCGTTgaaactctctttctctctccctctctctctccccctttctCCCTCTGCATTTCTCTTTCCACCGATGGTGCTGATTGAGTCTCAGGAATCGTTGGTGTCTCTGATACGTAATCACCATTTCTTCCCTTTGTCTCTTAATCGATCGGTGGCGATCGTAATGCCACTAATCGCAAACTTATTGAGCATGTGAATTTTGTTCTGGATTCTCTGTTTTTTTTCCTCTTTATTCCGTTTTTCCCCCAATTTTTGGTTGCGTATTCAGGGCAACTGCACTTGTCAAATTTggttactctgatctttgaacaACACACCTAAAAAAGAAGAATagttataaaaagaaaatatttttacgcTTACCGATGAGTAATTGTTGAAACAAATTGGTTCTAATTTGCAAGTCCCCTGTTTCTGGGTTTTTGCTAGCTATGGAGGGAGATTATGATATGTTCCTTCGTTTTGATTGCTATGATCTCACTTTGATGAATCATGATGAGTTCACGTGAAGGAGGGGTTTCACAAATTTGGTTGCAAATTTGTAaattttccttttactttttgttttggaATATACCTTTCATTAAGGGGAATGATTACTGTTACTTCTCCTCAAAGTTTTCGTCTTTCAATTCAGCTTCACATATACATCCCCTTATTTAATGCTTTTTCTCTTCACCTGAGTCATCTAAAATCCGAATCATCTGTTTCATGAAACGATCGGTGATGATTtattaccttttttattttttcaattaatttttttgaagtgATTTTCTGTGTTTCTGATCATAGGAGATAAAAAACCAGTTTCATGATTCTAAGTGTCTAAACCAATTGCATGGCCTCTGGTGCTTGTAATTGATAGTTTTTTACCAAATGGAAGTAGTTGGTCCCATGATtcagaatttttctttttttttttaagaatttttattttatttttcttaaactgTGTCACATAATGAGTTTATGCAAGTATGTTTTCTCTTTGTAGGTTTGAGACCTGAGATTTGCTAGTCAATTATATTTTTGAGGTACACACTTTAGTTAGAGaaacagagaaattaaattaaagttaacTAATGTAGTGGCATTAATAATAAATTTGCACATATTCTTTCTtgtgtttgtgtttttttgttCCATAATTATCAGAAGTTTAGATCATTTCCACTGCCAAAAGTTTGGGCACTGCAAAAGGTTTCTTGGCAGTGCCCAATGGATGCCACAACAAGCGGAACCCCAACTATACAATACCATCATAACATCCCTGACCAGCCAATCACAACTGCCATTGTTGTTGCCACACCAATTCCAACATTTCAAAGGCAGCAACGCCATTGCTTCGGGGACGCGTCCCCGGGGGAGTTTCCCTTGTCTGCTAACCCCTCCATTGTCCTTCATGTCCTCACAGCATGTAATTTGGACCCTCAAGACCTTGCCAAACTAGAGGCAAGTCCtatgcttattattattattattattattattattattattattattaagtagcCAAAAATGGAATGTGTTTGATAGAAAACTAAAGCTTTTAATTTTCCATTGCACTGAattcattaaaaatttcaaaaaattttccactTTTAACTATTTGAAAAGTGCCCTACTATTTAGCAAAACCCTTCTAATATTAACAGAAGCTTGAAAATTGCTTCTCTGGAGTGGACTTCTTTCTAAAGTGACGAAATGAGGTTGTATAGGGCCTTTGATCATTTAATGATTGTGAATTGTTTTATTGGTCTGAGGGTGGATACTCTCTCACTTTCACACTTTAGAGATATTTGTCTCATTGTAGAGTTGAATTATCCGCCATTACGAAGCTGTTATTGAATTATGGACCAAATGCCAATAATTCTGCCTTTGGTTCTGATTTTGCTGCTATAGGCAACATGCTCTTTCTTCAGGCAGCCAGCAAACTTTGCCCCTGATTTCGATTTGTCCTTGTCGGAGATTGCTGCGCTGGACATGTGTCAAAAGAGAGCCATATTTAAGCCAATGTCCACAGAACAAAGGGAAGATTTGAAGCGAAGATGTGGAGGCTCATGGAAGTTGGTGCTGAGGTATTTGCAAGCCGGAGAAGCATGTTGCCGGAGGGAGAAGTCACAGGCAATAGCAGGTCCTGGTCATAGCATTGCTGTGACGTCAAATGGAGTTGTTTATTCATTCGGTTCCAACAGTTCAGGACAACTAGGGCATGGCACCACTGAGGAGGAATGGCGGCCTCGGCCGATAAGGTTGGAAAACATTTGGACATTCCTTTATCCTTACAGTATATCCTGTAAGGATAACCGGAAAGTGAACTAGTTGATTTAAAGTTAACAGAACTCCCATTGTGTTTCAGAACCTTGCAAGGCATTCGAATTATACAAGCTGCTGCTGGTGCTGGGAGGACCATGTTGATAAGCGATTCGGGGCAAGTTTATGCATGTGGCAAAGATTCTTTTGGGGAAGCTGAGTATGGAGGTCAAGGGTCTAAAATGGTTACAGCTCCACAATTAGTAGAGTCTTTGAGAAACATATTTGTTGTACAGGCTGCAATTGGGAATTTCTTCACAGCTGTGTTATCAAGAGAAGGAAGGGTTTATACGTTTTCTTGGGGTAGTGATGGAAAACTTGGACACCACACCGATCAAAGTGATGTGGAACCCCATCCTTTATTAGGAGCTCTGGAAGATATTCCAGTGGTGCAAATTGCTGCTGGATATTGCTACCTTCTTTGTCTGGCTTGTCAACCTAGTGGAATGTGAGCTCCAACTACATTTCTTTTCTTAACATGTTGCATATTTTGTTTGACAAGAAGAAAAATAGTTTTGGTAGTTATGTGATCCAATTCGGGCTTTGTTTCATGCTCAAATTTTAAAGCACTTTTTCGGGAATTTACAGGTCTGTATACTCGGTTGGTTGTGGCCTGGGAGGCAAGCTTGGACACGGTTCAAGAACTGATGAGAAGTACCCTCGGTTGATCGAACAGTTCCAGTTGTTAAACCTTCAACCAATGGTGGTTGCTGCTGGTGCATGGCATGCTGCTGTTGTAGGACGGGATGGCCGAGTGTGCACATGGGGATGGGGCCGTTATGGTTGCTTGGGGCATGGGAATGAAGAATGTGAATCAGCACCTAAGGTTGTGGAAGCATTGAGTAATGTCAAAGCTGTTCATGTTGCAACAGGAGATTACACAACCTTTGTAGTGTCTGATGATGGTGATGTGTATTCATTTGGCTGTGGGGAATCTGCTAGTCTTGGACACAATGCTGGAATCGACGAACAGGTCGGTCTGCTATGTTTtcttatttgaaaattgaaagaagGTTGCTTTCAAATGTGTTTCACATTTCTTCCTTCCCCAATAGTTGCATAGTTTTTCCAATGTAAGCAATGGACCTCACTCTTAGTTACACATGTGCCTCTCTGATGCCTTAAAACAAAGCCGCGAGTAATAGCAATTGGTAACATTCAATTTTAGGATAATCTTTATCTGTCGAACAATGACTAGACATTTCtctcaaaaagaaaaacaaaattaatttatgtttgtTTGTGTGCAGGGCAACAGACATGCAAATGTGTTGAGTCCAGAGCTCGTAACATCGCTGAAACAGATCAATGAAAGGGTGGTACAAATTAGCTTGACGAATTCCATATATTGGAATGCTCACACCTTTGCCCTAACCGAATCTGGAAAGCTGTACGCATTTGGGGCCGGAGACAAAGGACAGCTAGGAATTGAGCTTGTTGCAAACCAAACCGAAAGGGGAAATCCGGAAAGGGTCGACATTGATCTTGGTTAAATTGTTTGTGCCTGCACCACtagttttcaaattcttttgAATCATGCCATTCTCTAATTTATGGTAACCATGCACAGGTTTAGTGTTTAAGTTTCAGTTTCTACTTTGTAAATATAATCAAAGAATGCACTCAGAAGGTCCAAAGTAGGTAAACAACTAACAAGGGCCTTTAACTTATGTTTTATGGGTTGTTGATATTTCTCGTAGGATTGTTCTGCACGTTGATAGATGATACATTTGTGAAGGTTTATTTTCAGTGTTAGTTGTTGTCTTTAATTGTTTCTCATAGCTCATTTGTCAAGTTCAGCATTCATgcatcatgaaaggactcatggTTTGGATTTATCTACTTTTAAGTATTTGAAACTAGTTGCAAGTGATTATCTTCTGGGGAAGGTAATACTAGGatgatatatatttattatttttattattattattattattattattattattattattatttgttttcttttttccggAGTGAAACCAATGTCTCCGTTGTGGGAGCAGTGACTAGTCCTCTTCCATTAATGGAGCTCTCTTTGCGGGTAAGTGTTGGTTATGAGATGCGGATAGATTTCGAATCTCCATCACTTGGTTAAGTGACTTATTAAATTTGGATATTCTTACTAAAATTTAGTGCACAAAGtaatatcttttttctttctcttttagatTTATTCTAAAATTAACGTGAATGCTGAAATGGGATTAAGCCAAAACTGCCAAAAGGAAATTTTTGCTCCAATTTGCTGCTTTAAGATGCAGTGTTATCAGGACCCCAAAAAAAAGCATGTTATCTTTAAGAAAACCCCAAGGATAAATTGTGTTATTTGCATTATTATTAGGGTAAATCACTAAAATAAACAAAGGGGATAAAAAAAGTATACGAATAAGTcaaatcaaaaaatttttcatGAATCAACCAGTTCACATttctatataattcgaatcagccTAATTCGAATTTCAtctacatgtaattcgaatcatactGATTCAAATTACCTCCACACGCACACACCCACCAattcgaatcagggtgattcAAATTATACACAGACACGtgcacatagtaattcgaattggacAGATTTAAATtactcaatttaaaaaaaattattaaaaaattaataatatatatttctcgagtaataatttaaaaaattttattaaaaaaagggcAAATCACTTATTTAAATCAAGGggataaaaaaattacatgaataagCCAAATCAAAAATTGGTTCATGAATCAACCAGAATCACCCTAATTCGAACTCCAtttacatgtaattcgaatcatactGATTCCAATTACCTACACATGCACACACcccacactaattcgaatcagagTGATTTAAATTACACGTGCACAAAGTAATTCGAATTGGGCATATTCGAATtactcaatttaaaaaaatattttaaaaaaatttaaaaatatatatttctcgagtaataacttaaaaaaatttatcaaaaaaaatttattaaaaaaattaataatttaaaaattaaaaaatatatattttatttcatacattaaaaaaaagctaacaaaatatttaattacgatacttttttaaaatattaatgagctaccaattcgaattccatacaatattcTGTTGcccatttttaatagttcatgaatattttttaataaatttttttaataaatttatttcaattatatggtgagatattacatgattcgaattacgcatgGGGAAATTCGAATCactctgattcgaattatatggtgagcaattcgaatgattcgaattatatggtga is a window encoding:
- the LOC112784508 gene encoding ultraviolet-B receptor UVR8, with the translated sequence MDATTSGTPTIQYHHNIPDQPITTAIVVATPIPTFQRQQRHCFGDASPGEFPLSANPSIVLHVLTACNLDPQDLAKLEATCSFFRQPANFAPDFDLSLSEIAALDMCQKRAIFKPMSTEQREDLKRRCGGSWKLVLRYLQAGEACCRREKSQAIAGPGHSIAVTSNGVVYSFGSNSSGQLGHGTTEEEWRPRPIRTLQGIRIIQAAAGAGRTMLISDSGQVYACGKDSFGEAEYGGQGSKMVTAPQLVESLRNIFVVQAAIGNFFTAVLSREGRVYTFSWGSDGKLGHHTDQSDVEPHPLLGALEDIPVVQIAAGYCYLLCLACQPSGMSVYSVGCGLGGKLGHGSRTDEKYPRLIEQFQLLNLQPMVVAAGAWHAAVVGRDGRVCTWGWGRYGCLGHGNEECESAPKVVEALSNVKAVHVATGDYTTFVVSDDGDVYSFGCGESASLGHNAGIDEQGNRHANVLSPELVTSLKQINERVVQISLTNSIYWNAHTFALTESGKLYAFGAGDKGQLGIELVANQTERGNPERVDIDLG